The proteins below come from a single Rhizobium sp. BT04 genomic window:
- the argC gene encoding N-acetyl-gamma-glutamyl-phosphate reductase has protein sequence MAPKIFIDGEHGTTGLQIRTRMAGRRDVELLSIPEAERRNAALREDMLNSADIAILCLPDDASKEAVQMVSANNNVRVIDTSTAFRVNPGWAYGFAEMDGAQADRIKAARFVANPGCYPTGAIGLIRPLRAAGILPDGYPITVNAVSGYTGGGKQMIAQMENPDHPDAITAPHFLYGLPLTHKHVPEMTVHGLLDRAPIFSPSVGKFAQGMIVQVPLHLDDLAEGTTMESIHAALVAHYAGQDIVNVVPLAESKALPRVNAVELEGKDTMKLFVFGTPGASQVNLVALLDNLGKGASGAAVQNMDLMLAS, from the coding sequence ATGGCACCGAAAATCTTCATCGACGGCGAACACGGCACGACGGGTCTGCAGATCCGCACGCGCATGGCCGGCCGCCGCGATGTCGAGCTTCTGTCCATTCCCGAAGCCGAGCGGCGCAACGCCGCCCTGCGCGAGGACATGCTGAACAGCGCCGACATTGCCATTCTCTGCCTGCCCGACGACGCGTCGAAGGAAGCGGTTCAGATGGTTTCGGCCAACAACAATGTGCGCGTCATCGACACCTCGACCGCCTTCCGCGTCAATCCCGGCTGGGCCTATGGCTTTGCCGAAATGGACGGCGCCCAGGCCGACAGGATCAAGGCCGCCCGTTTCGTCGCCAATCCCGGCTGCTATCCGACGGGCGCGATCGGCCTCATCCGGCCGTTGCGCGCCGCCGGCATTCTGCCGGACGGTTACCCCATCACGGTCAACGCGGTCTCCGGTTATACCGGCGGCGGCAAGCAGATGATCGCGCAGATGGAAAATCCGGACCACCCGGATGCGATCACCGCGCCGCATTTCCTCTACGGCCTGCCGCTGACCCACAAACACGTGCCCGAGATGACCGTGCACGGCCTGCTCGACCGCGCGCCGATCTTCTCGCCGTCGGTCGGCAAGTTCGCGCAAGGCATGATCGTGCAGGTGCCGCTGCACCTCGACGATCTCGCCGAGGGCACGACGATGGAGAGCATCCACGCCGCCCTCGTCGCCCATTATGCCGGCCAGGATATCGTCAATGTCGTGCCGCTGGCCGAAAGCAAGGCCCTGCCCCGTGTCAACGCTGTCGAGCTCGAAGGCAAGGACACGATGAAGCTCTTCGTCTTCGGCACCCCGGGCGCTTCGCAGGTGAACCTCGTGGCGCTGCTCGACAATCTCGGCAAGGGCGCATCGGGCGCCGCCGTCCAGAACATGGACCTGATGCTCGCCTCGTAA
- the speB gene encoding agmatinase, with amino-acid sequence MANRSIDHAFTATSLTSAAGDPTFAGALSFMRRRFTKELAGVDVAVWGIPFDAATSNRPGTRFGPQAIRRASAIFDNDPQYPFNRELFAEMAVIDYGDCLLDYGNHQDTPAAIERQANAILDSGPFLLTLGGDHYVTWPLLKAHAAKHGPLALVQFDAHQDTWFDEDRRIDHGSFVARAVREGIIDPDRSIQIGIRTHAPEDCGVNILYGHQVEEMSASDIASAIISHTRGAPAYLTFDIDCLDPAFAPGTGTPVAGGPSSAKILSVLQRLHQLDIRGADVVEVSPPYDHADITAIAGATVAMYMLGLHAERRAIAVSQG; translated from the coding sequence TTGGCGAACAGATCGATTGACCACGCCTTCACCGCCACCAGCCTCACCTCCGCCGCCGGCGATCCGACCTTTGCCGGAGCGCTATCCTTCATGCGCCGCCGCTTCACCAAGGAGCTTGCCGGCGTCGACGTTGCCGTCTGGGGTATTCCCTTCGATGCCGCGACCTCGAACAGGCCGGGCACGCGCTTCGGACCGCAAGCGATCCGGCGCGCCTCGGCAATCTTCGACAATGATCCGCAATATCCGTTCAACCGCGAGCTCTTCGCCGAGATGGCGGTGATCGACTACGGCGATTGCCTGCTCGACTATGGCAATCATCAGGATACGCCCGCGGCCATCGAACGCCAGGCGAACGCCATCCTCGACAGCGGCCCCTTTTTGCTGACGCTCGGCGGCGATCACTACGTCACCTGGCCGCTGCTGAAAGCCCATGCGGCAAAACATGGACCGCTGGCGCTCGTGCAATTCGACGCGCACCAGGACACCTGGTTCGACGAAGACCGACGCATCGACCACGGCTCCTTCGTGGCACGGGCCGTCCGCGAGGGCATCATCGATCCCGACCGCTCGATCCAGATCGGCATCCGCACCCATGCGCCCGAGGATTGCGGCGTCAATATCCTCTACGGTCATCAGGTTGAGGAGATGAGCGCCAGCGACATCGCCTCGGCGATCATCTCCCACACGCGCGGGGCGCCGGCCTATCTCACCTTCGATATCGATTGCCTCGATCCGGCCTTTGCGCCGGGCACCGGCACGCCGGTTGCCGGCGGGCCGTCGAGCGCCAAGATCCTCTCGGTGCTGCAGCGTCTGCACCAGCTCGATATCCGCGGCGCCGACGTCGTCGAGGTGTCGCCGCCCTACGATCATGCCGATATCACCGCCATTGCGGGGGCAACGGTGGCGATGTATATGCTGGGGCTTCATGCCGAGCGACGCGCCATCGCCGTGTCACAAGGCTGA
- the cml gene encoding CmlA/FloR family chloramphenicol efflux MFS transporter: protein MSYIKIQRWTYSVPAALALMAPFDILTSLAMDIYLPIVPVMPAALGTSPAVIQLTLSLYMLVLGVGQIVFGPISDIVGRRPVLLAGAAAFAASSLLLAGTSSAPLFVSLRLLQAVGASAALVATFATVRDVYAGRPESSTIYSLLGSILSFVPALGPIAGALIADRFGWRAIFLVIGLLSVAALFNAGLRWHETRPAATAKIALRPILTSFPFWVYTSGFSTAMGAFFVFFSTAPRILIDKAGFSGIAFSVAFATVALVMIVTAPFAKRFVMRWGIAGSLARGMAMLLLGAVLLAFGEVFLQPSLVSFVVPMWIIAIGIVLATAVTANGALEAFGDTAGTAVALYFCVESIIVGFAGTVFVLLLGGDSAWPLVGYICVTALTTLAGLWCLREPV from the coding sequence ATGTCTTATATCAAAATCCAGCGCTGGACCTATTCCGTGCCAGCAGCCTTGGCGCTGATGGCGCCTTTCGACATCCTGACCTCCCTGGCCATGGATATTTATCTGCCGATTGTGCCTGTTATGCCTGCTGCGCTCGGCACCTCGCCGGCCGTCATTCAACTGACCCTCAGCCTCTACATGCTCGTGCTCGGTGTCGGCCAGATCGTCTTCGGCCCGATTTCCGATATTGTTGGACGACGGCCCGTGCTGCTCGCAGGCGCGGCGGCCTTTGCCGCTTCATCCCTGCTGCTTGCCGGCACCTCGTCGGCGCCGCTCTTCGTGAGCTTGAGATTGCTGCAGGCAGTCGGTGCGTCGGCGGCCTTGGTAGCAACTTTCGCAACGGTGCGCGACGTCTACGCCGGGCGTCCCGAAAGCAGCACGATCTATAGCCTTCTCGGCTCCATCCTCTCTTTCGTGCCTGCACTGGGTCCGATTGCCGGAGCCTTGATCGCCGATCGCTTCGGCTGGCGCGCCATCTTCCTCGTCATCGGCCTGCTTTCGGTTGCCGCCCTTTTCAATGCCGGTTTGCGGTGGCATGAGACCCGCCCCGCCGCCACCGCGAAGATTGCTCTTCGCCCGATCCTCACAAGCTTTCCCTTCTGGGTTTATACATCAGGCTTCAGTACCGCGATGGGCGCCTTCTTCGTCTTCTTCTCGACGGCACCCCGTATCCTGATCGACAAAGCCGGCTTTTCCGGCATCGCCTTCAGCGTCGCCTTTGCCACGGTGGCGCTGGTGATGATCGTGACGGCGCCATTCGCCAAACGCTTTGTCATGCGATGGGGCATTGCAGGCAGCCTTGCGAGAGGCATGGCGATGCTGCTTCTCGGCGCCGTGCTGCTTGCTTTTGGAGAGGTGTTTCTGCAGCCTTCCCTTGTCAGCTTCGTCGTGCCGATGTGGATCATCGCGATCGGCATCGTCCTTGCGACGGCGGTCACCGCCAACGGCGCGCTTGAGGCCTTTGGCGACACGGCAGGAACGGCGGTCGCGTTGTATTTCTGTGTCGAAAGCATCATCGTCGGCTTTGCCGGAACCGTCTTCGTGCTTCTGCTCGGCGGCGACAGCGCCTGGCCGCTTGTGGGCTATATCTGTGTAACCGCGCTGACGACACTCGCGGGATTGTGGTGCCTGCGAGAGCCGGTCTGA
- a CDS encoding acyltransferase family protein, producing MIYRREIDGLRAAAVVPVILFHAGFSLFTGGFIGVDVFFVISGFLITSIILEEMRKGTFSLVAFYERRARRLLPALFLVILCCLPFAWLWVMPEEFRDFSDSLIATSLSGANFLFWFKSGYFAPEAGEVPLLHIWSLAVEEQYYMFFPLLVIFMWKRKPNWLLATLVAIAFASLAYSEWASRVFPSANFYFLPSRAWEFLAGSICSFIESKGKKRGSDPLSLLGFGMIAFSVFYFDETSPIPSTLALVPVVGAMLVLLFARQGTWVAALLSTRAFITVGKISYSAYLWHQPIFAFARIRSIDPPPITEMGALACFSLVLGYLSWRFVEQPFRRSQHRLLPSRRGLTLSASAMLAAFIAFGLYGHDTRGIPWRLPEPIKDFIADSEWSKTCLVESGSGWDGMPIKNCIFNGSHAQIYAILGDSLASALTPALARRLDGMNIGLEQITHSFCAPVADVSMVPLQARECGAFNTAAIDYLVKSKVKTVVLAASWKIFFEQSRYVFRGEEVAKSDARQRLREAFDKTVAELTAAGIRVVIVYPHPRGDTEIAAKVAKLMHKGMPAPTITIPQDEFLQQSLPSYAYLDDPKDKHVLRVDPAKIFCGIEAGRCDLARGGKALIFDKVHFTPTGADAVADEILVALKRDDMTAGNGVAALSSDQF from the coding sequence GTGATTTACCGCAGAGAGATTGATGGCTTGCGGGCGGCCGCGGTGGTGCCCGTAATTCTGTTTCATGCGGGCTTCAGTCTCTTCACCGGCGGCTTCATCGGGGTCGATGTTTTCTTCGTGATCAGCGGCTTTCTAATAACCTCGATCATTCTTGAGGAGATGCGCAAAGGTACTTTCTCGCTAGTGGCATTCTACGAGCGCCGCGCCCGCCGTCTCCTGCCGGCCCTGTTTCTTGTCATCTTGTGCTGCTTGCCCTTCGCTTGGCTCTGGGTCATGCCGGAGGAGTTTCGTGACTTCTCCGACAGCCTGATTGCCACCAGCCTCTCCGGCGCAAATTTCCTGTTCTGGTTCAAGAGCGGCTATTTCGCGCCGGAGGCCGGAGAGGTGCCGCTGCTCCACATCTGGAGCCTCGCCGTCGAAGAGCAATATTACATGTTCTTTCCGCTGCTCGTGATCTTCATGTGGAAGCGTAAGCCGAACTGGCTCTTGGCAACCCTGGTTGCGATCGCGTTTGCCAGCCTTGCCTACAGCGAGTGGGCGTCCCGCGTCTTTCCCTCGGCCAATTTCTATTTCCTGCCCTCGCGAGCCTGGGAATTTCTGGCCGGGTCGATCTGCAGTTTCATAGAGTCGAAGGGAAAAAAGCGCGGCAGCGATCCGTTGTCGCTCCTTGGCTTCGGCATGATCGCCTTCTCCGTGTTCTATTTCGATGAAACCTCGCCCATTCCATCCACGCTGGCCCTGGTTCCGGTGGTGGGCGCGATGCTCGTGCTGCTCTTTGCGCGACAGGGAACCTGGGTGGCGGCACTGCTTTCGACCCGCGCCTTCATTACCGTTGGGAAGATCAGCTACAGCGCCTATCTGTGGCATCAGCCGATCTTTGCCTTTGCGCGCATTCGCAGCATTGATCCGCCTCCGATCACCGAGATGGGTGCTCTTGCCTGCTTTTCTCTTGTGCTAGGTTATCTCTCGTGGCGTTTCGTCGAGCAGCCGTTCCGCAGGAGCCAGCACCGATTGCTGCCGTCCCGTCGCGGCCTGACCCTATCGGCATCGGCGATGCTTGCCGCATTCATAGCGTTCGGGCTTTATGGCCACGATACCAGGGGCATCCCCTGGCGCCTGCCAGAGCCGATCAAGGATTTTATCGCGGACAGCGAATGGAGCAAGACGTGCCTTGTCGAAAGCGGCTCGGGCTGGGATGGGATGCCGATCAAGAACTGCATATTCAACGGCAGTCACGCGCAGATATATGCAATCCTTGGAGATTCCCTGGCATCGGCGCTGACGCCGGCACTTGCCAGGCGTCTGGATGGCATGAATATCGGCCTGGAGCAGATCACGCACAGTTTTTGTGCGCCGGTCGCCGACGTTTCGATGGTCCCGCTCCAGGCGCGTGAATGTGGCGCCTTCAACACCGCGGCGATAGATTATCTCGTCAAGAGCAAGGTGAAAACTGTCGTTCTCGCCGCCTCCTGGAAGATCTTTTTCGAGCAATCGCGATACGTGTTCAGGGGCGAGGAAGTCGCGAAGTCCGACGCAAGGCAGAGGTTAAGGGAAGCCTTCGACAAAACCGTCGCCGAGCTGACAGCGGCCGGCATCCGCGTCGTCATCGTCTATCCTCATCCGCGCGGCGACACGGAGATCGCAGCCAAGGTCGCCAAGCTGATGCACAAGGGCATGCCGGCGCCGACCATCACCATCCCTCAGGATGAATTTCTCCAGCAATCACTGCCGTCCTACGCCTATCTCGACGATCCGAAAGACAAGCATGTCCTGCGCGTCGATCCGGCCAAGATCTTCTGCGGGATAGAGGCGGGGCGATGCGATCTGGCGCGGGGAGGCAAGGCTTTGATTTTCGACAAGGTGCATTTCACCCCGACGGGGGCAGATGCCGTCGCCGACGAAATTCTGGTTGCTCTGAAGCGAGACGACATGACGGCGGGGAATGGCGTGGCGGCCCTCTCTTCCGACCAATTCTAA
- the rpsI gene encoding 30S ribosomal protein S9 encodes MADLSSLKDLGTVSEAAAPAHVRKVDSLGRSYATGKRKNAVARVWVKPGSGKIIVNGKEFAEYFARPVLQMILRQPIVAAARDGQFDIIATVAGGGLSGQAGAVRHGLSKALTYFEPGLRSVLKKGGFLTRDSRVVERKKYGKAKARRSFQFSKR; translated from the coding sequence ATGGCTGACCTCTCCTCCCTGAAGGATCTCGGCACGGTTTCCGAAGCAGCCGCTCCGGCTCACGTCCGCAAGGTCGATTCGCTCGGCCGCTCCTATGCGACCGGCAAGCGCAAGAACGCTGTCGCCCGCGTCTGGGTCAAGCCGGGCTCCGGCAAGATCATCGTCAACGGCAAGGAATTCGCGGAATATTTCGCTCGTCCGGTGCTGCAGATGATCCTGCGCCAGCCGATCGTTGCGGCTGCCCGTGACGGCCAGTTCGACATCATCGCAACCGTTGCCGGCGGCGGCTTGTCCGGCCAGGCCGGTGCAGTTCGCCATGGCCTGTCCAAGGCGCTCACCTACTTCGAACCGGGCCTTCGCTCGGTGCTGAAGAAGGGCGGCTTCCTGACCCGCGACAGCCGCGTCGTCGAACGCAAGAAGTACGGCAAGGCGAAGGCCCGCCGCTCGTTCCAGTTCTCCAAGCGTTAA
- the rplM gene encoding 50S ribosomal protein L13, whose protein sequence is MATFSQKPAEVEKKWVIIDAEGLVVGRLASIIAMRLRGKHKATFTPHVDDGDNVIVINADKVVFTGKKYSDKVYYWHTGFAGGIKERTARQIIEGRFPERVLEKAVERMVPRGPLGRRQMKNLRVYAGSNHPHEAQQPVALDVAALNKKNVRSA, encoded by the coding sequence ATGGCAACCTTCTCCCAGAAGCCTGCAGAGGTGGAGAAGAAGTGGGTGATCATCGACGCCGAAGGGCTGGTCGTTGGCCGTCTCGCTTCCATCATCGCTATGCGCCTGCGCGGCAAGCACAAGGCAACCTTCACGCCCCACGTTGACGACGGCGACAACGTCATCGTCATCAATGCCGACAAGGTGGTTTTCACCGGCAAGAAGTATTCCGACAAGGTCTACTACTGGCACACCGGTTTTGCCGGCGGCATCAAGGAACGCACCGCGCGCCAGATCATCGAAGGCCGCTTCCCGGAGCGCGTCCTCGAAAAGGCCGTCGAACGCATGGTTCCGCGCGGCCCGCTCGGCCGTCGCCAGATGAAGAACCTGCGCGTTTACGCCGGCTCCAACCATCCCCATGAAGCCCAGCAGCCGGTCGCCCTCGACGTTGCCGCGCTCAACAAAAAGAATGTAAGGAGCGCCTGA
- a CDS encoding LysR family transcriptional regulator: MKEAYGYYNLHKKIFGMALNLDQLATFVNVADLGSFTAAADREGLTQPAVSLQVKGLEQRLGVRLIERVGRRAQPTAAGLDLLAHARRLLQESAAAEEAMMPYRDGASGRVRIGSGGTASIHLLPRAIAAARKSMPGLEITVRIGDADDVLRDLEANSLDIAVVALPASGRNFEIEPFYEEELLAVAPAGSLIPDGGPDAAFMRDRTLLLYEGGNTRRAIDAWLTAPDTGIRPAMEFGSIEAIKELVAVGLGWSILPGLALKRDRAGLVTTSSLQPKLTRRLGMVLRRDKHLTRGLREMMTCLRAFKD; the protein is encoded by the coding sequence ATGAAGGAAGCTTATGGATATTATAATCTCCATAAGAAAATCTTTGGTATGGCGCTGAACCTCGATCAACTCGCAACCTTCGTCAACGTCGCCGATCTCGGAAGCTTTACGGCCGCCGCCGACAGGGAAGGACTGACGCAACCGGCCGTCAGCCTGCAGGTCAAGGGGCTCGAGCAGCGGCTCGGCGTCCGGCTGATCGAGCGTGTCGGGCGGCGAGCGCAGCCGACCGCCGCAGGTCTCGACCTGCTCGCGCATGCAAGGCGACTGCTGCAGGAATCGGCGGCGGCGGAAGAAGCGATGATGCCCTACAGGGATGGCGCCAGCGGCCGCGTGCGCATCGGCAGCGGCGGCACGGCGTCGATCCACCTGCTTCCTCGTGCCATTGCCGCCGCCAGAAAATCCATGCCCGGCCTCGAAATCACCGTGCGCATCGGCGATGCCGACGACGTGCTGCGTGATCTGGAGGCCAACAGCCTCGACATCGCCGTCGTTGCCCTGCCGGCCTCGGGGCGCAACTTCGAGATCGAACCGTTCTACGAGGAGGAGTTGCTGGCCGTTGCTCCCGCTGGCAGCCTGATCCCCGACGGCGGACCGGACGCCGCCTTCATGCGTGACAGGACATTGCTGCTTTATGAGGGCGGCAATACGAGGCGGGCAATCGATGCATGGCTGACCGCACCGGACACCGGTATCCGGCCGGCGATGGAGTTCGGCAGCATCGAGGCGATCAAGGAACTGGTGGCCGTCGGCCTCGGCTGGTCGATCCTGCCGGGGCTGGCGCTGAAGCGCGACCGCGCCGGCCTGGTGACGACGTCATCGCTGCAGCCTAAGCTCACGCGCCGCCTGGGCATGGTTCTGCGCCGCGACAAACATCTGACACGCGGCCTTCGCGAAATGATGACATGCCTGCGCGCGTTCAAAGATTAG
- a CDS encoding DUF1127 domain-containing protein, which produces MAMEMSETLETSRDIVRSKIRRAARWGLRLLAAIEHRLEKRRSRRTLCELTDDELCDVGLTRAEAKAEISKSWFWS; this is translated from the coding sequence ATGGCCATGGAAATGAGCGAAACCCTTGAGACGTCTCGCGATATCGTTCGATCGAAAATTCGCCGGGCGGCGCGCTGGGGCCTGCGGCTGCTGGCGGCCATCGAGCATCGCCTGGAAAAGCGCCGCAGCCGCCGCACGCTTTGCGAACTCACCGACGACGAGCTTTGCGATGTCGGCCTGACCCGTGCCGAGGCGAAGGCCGAGATATCGAAATCCTGGTTCTGGTCCTGA
- a CDS encoding enoyl-CoA hydratase produces the protein MAEIVSFPDTDRANGLLLRSLRDGVLRLVLNDPPANALSIALLEALMAELEKAGSDAGVRVVVIASIGNVFSAGHDLKELTAHRADEDQGAAFFERAFRLCADLMLKIAHLPKPVIAEIDGLATAAGCQLVASCDLAICTDTSTFCTPGVNIGLFCSTPMVAVSRAAHRKQAMEMLLTGETIDASTAKDFGLVNRIVPKQYLAQVVFKYAAVIASKSPLILKIGKEAFNRQLELPVEAAYDYAAKVMVDNMLTQDAQEGIGAFLGKRKPAWKGE, from the coding sequence ATGGCCGAAATCGTATCCTTCCCGGACACAGACAGGGCGAATGGATTGCTGCTCCGCTCGCTGCGTGACGGCGTGCTGCGCCTGGTGCTCAACGACCCGCCTGCCAATGCGCTTTCGATCGCGCTTCTCGAAGCGCTGATGGCCGAGCTTGAGAAGGCCGGATCGGATGCGGGTGTGCGCGTCGTCGTCATCGCCTCGATCGGCAACGTCTTTTCCGCCGGCCATGATCTGAAGGAGCTCACCGCCCATCGCGCCGATGAAGATCAGGGAGCTGCTTTCTTCGAGAGAGCCTTCCGGCTCTGCGCCGATCTGATGCTGAAGATTGCGCATCTGCCGAAGCCCGTCATCGCCGAGATCGACGGTCTGGCAACGGCGGCCGGCTGCCAGCTCGTCGCCTCCTGCGATCTGGCGATCTGCACCGACACTTCGACATTCTGCACGCCGGGCGTCAATATCGGCCTGTTCTGTTCGACGCCGATGGTGGCCGTCTCCCGTGCCGCGCATCGCAAGCAGGCGATGGAAATGCTGCTGACCGGCGAGACGATCGATGCCTCGACCGCCAAGGATTTCGGCCTCGTCAACCGCATCGTACCGAAGCAGTATCTGGCGCAGGTGGTTTTTAAATATGCGGCGGTGATAGCCAGCAAGTCGCCGCTGATCCTGAAGATCGGCAAGGAGGCCTTCAATCGCCAGCTCGAACTGCCGGTCGAGGCGGCCTATGATTATGCCGCCAAAGTGATGGTCGACAACATGCTGACGCAGGATGCGCAGGAAGGCATCGGCGCCTTTCTCGGCAAGCGCAAGCCGGCATGGAAAGGCGAATGA
- a CDS encoding EamA family transporter, whose product MPLDVILLVLFGALLHATWNAIVKAGSDKPLDAALISAGGAVSALPFLAFLPLPHSAAWPFIGISAILQFAYFQLVAAAYRAGDIGLVYPLMRGCAPLLIAATSGFILKENLSAGALAGTMTICAGVLTLALEARRGSSRAVLLSLANACVIASYTYVDGIGARISGNAVSYTLWMSLLPPVLLFSWAASQRGAFAVARHVRRNWWRGLIGGAGSIASYGLALWAMTKAPVATVAALRETAILFALVISITVFKEKASIWRYVAGVVIAIGGLVLKLA is encoded by the coding sequence TTGCCACTCGACGTCATCCTGCTCGTTCTCTTCGGCGCACTGCTGCATGCGACATGGAACGCCATCGTCAAGGCCGGCAGCGATAAGCCCCTCGATGCGGCGCTGATCTCGGCCGGCGGCGCGGTTTCAGCACTGCCGTTCCTGGCGTTCCTGCCGTTGCCGCACAGCGCGGCCTGGCCGTTCATCGGCATCTCGGCCATCCTGCAGTTCGCCTATTTCCAACTGGTGGCCGCGGCCTATCGGGCCGGCGATATCGGCCTCGTCTATCCGCTGATGCGCGGCTGCGCGCCGCTGCTGATCGCCGCGACAAGCGGCTTCATCCTGAAAGAAAATCTTTCCGCCGGCGCTCTCGCGGGGACGATGACGATCTGCGCCGGCGTCCTGACACTCGCGCTGGAGGCGCGGCGCGGCAGCAGCCGCGCCGTCCTGCTTTCGCTTGCCAATGCCTGCGTCATCGCCAGCTACACCTATGTCGACGGCATCGGCGCACGTATCTCCGGCAATGCGGTTTCCTACACTTTGTGGATGTCGCTGCTGCCGCCGGTGCTGCTGTTTTCCTGGGCGGCCTCCCAGCGCGGCGCATTCGCCGTGGCGCGTCACGTCCGTCGCAACTGGTGGCGCGGCCTCATCGGCGGCGCCGGCTCGATCGCTTCCTACGGGCTGGCGCTTTGGGCGATGACAAAAGCCCCAGTCGCGACCGTCGCGGCCCTGCGCGAAACCGCGATCCTCTTTGCGCTGGTGATCTCGATCACCGTCTTCAAGGAAAAAGCCAGCATCTGGCGCTACGTCGCCGGCGTCGTTATCGCGATCGGCGGGCTGGTTCTGAAACTGGCGTGA